The genomic stretch TCCTGCGCGGCGGCGGCTTCGGCAGCCTGGGCGGCTCGGCGAGCGTACGGGTGGATGTCGTCCAGCGGTAAGTGCCGCCAGACATACCGTAGGCGGGCCGGGTGCCGGGTGAGCAGGCCGGCGATGACCGGAGCGGCTTGGCGGCAGTACGGGCACTCGTAGTCGCCGAACTGGACCAGTTCGACAGGGGCGTCGAGCGGGCCTCGGTGGTGCTCGCCGGAGGCTTCGACCGCAGGTTGGAGGAGGGTGGTCTCGTCAGGTGCGGTGCGCCGGCCGGTCAGCCGGAACAGCAGCCAGCCGAGGCCGGTCGCGGCGACGGCGGCGGCCAGGATGCCGATCTTGGCTTCGTCGCGGACCTGCTCATCGGTCAGGGCCAGTTCGGCGATGAACAGCGACACGGTGAAGCCGATGCCGGCCACGGCGCCGACCGACAGCACCTGCGGCAGGCGTACGCCGGAGGGCAGCCGGCCCAGGCCCGTACGCACGGCGAGCGCCGAGGTGCCCCAGATGCCCAGCGTCTTGCCCACGACCAGGCCGGCGAACACGCCCAGCGTCACCGGTGAGGTGACCGCCCGTGACAGCACCTCGGGGCTGAGCACGACGCCCGCGTTGGCCAGCGCGAACAGCGGCACGATGAGCAGGCTGCTCCACGGCCGCAGCAGGTACTGCAGCCGGTCGTTGGACGACACCGCACCCTGCGCCGCGATCGACAGTGTCCGGGCGGCTTCCGGGCCGGGCTCGCGGCGGAACTTCCGCAGGATCCGCTCGAGCCGGTCCAGGTCGGCTGTGCGGGCCAGGAATGCCGGGGTGAGCAGGCCGAACGCCACCCCGACGATGGTCGGGTGCAGCCCCGACTCGACGGTAGCCACCCACAGGGCGACACCGACGACGAAATACGGTGTGGCCCGCCAGATCCCGGCGGCGCGCATGGCCAGGACGACGCCGAGCAGGGCCGCCGCGGCCAGCAGGGGCGCCAGATGCAGCGATTCGGTGTAGACGACCGCGATGACCAGGATCGCGCCGATGTCGTCGACGACTGCGAGGGTCAGCAGGAAGACCCGGACGTTGGCCGGGCAGCGGGGACCGATCACCGCCAGGACGCCGAGGGCGAAGGCGATGTCGGTGGCCATCGCCATGCCCCATGCGTGCTGGGCCGGAGTGCCCACCGTGATGACCGCGAAGACGACTGCCGGCACCACCATGCCGCCGCCGGCGGCCAGGATGGGGACCAGCGCCGCTCGGCGGTCGCGCAGATCGCCGAAGCTCAGTTCGCGGCGGATCTCCATGCCGGCGAGCAGGAAGAAGAACACCATCAGGCCGTCGTTGACCCAATGGCGCAGGTCCTCGGCGAGGTGCGCGTCGCCGAACCCGATGGTGAACTCGGTCCCCCACATCGCCTCGTAGCTGCCGCCGGGGAGGTTGGCCCAGACCAGTGCGAGCACGGTGGCGGCGAGAAGTGCCGCGGCGCCGCGGGTCTCGGTGACCAGGATCGTCCGGACCCGGTGGTCCAGGCGAAGTGTCCGGTCGGTGCGCGGTAGCTGCCCGCCCTCGGAGATGCGGCGCACGATGCCGGCAACGCTCATCGTCGCGGTCCTTGGTGACGGCGGAGCTTCCGCATCAATTTTCCTGTACCCCTTGACCGCCGCGTTCGGCTCACTGCTGGTAGA from Paractinoplanes brasiliensis encodes the following:
- the nhaA gene encoding Na+/H+ antiporter NhaA, translated to MSVAGIVRRISEGGQLPRTDRTLRLDHRVRTILVTETRGAAALLAATVLALVWANLPGGSYEAMWGTEFTIGFGDAHLAEDLRHWVNDGLMVFFFLLAGMEIRRELSFGDLRDRRAALVPILAAGGGMVVPAVVFAVITVGTPAQHAWGMAMATDIAFALGVLAVIGPRCPANVRVFLLTLAVVDDIGAILVIAVVYTESLHLAPLLAAAALLGVVLAMRAAGIWRATPYFVVGVALWVATVESGLHPTIVGVAFGLLTPAFLARTADLDRLERILRKFRREPGPEAARTLSIAAQGAVSSNDRLQYLLRPWSSLLIVPLFALANAGVVLSPEVLSRAVTSPVTLGVFAGLVVGKTLGIWGTSALAVRTGLGRLPSGVRLPQVLSVGAVAGIGFTVSLFIAELALTDEQVRDEAKIGILAAAVAATGLGWLLFRLTGRRTAPDETTLLQPAVEASGEHHRGPLDAPVELVQFGDYECPYCRQAAPVIAGLLTRHPARLRYVWRHLPLDDIHPYARRAAQAAEAAAAQDNFWTVHDRLLAADDLDEGALAEIARSAGLDVSRFLVDLDTAVIAAQVEADVRSAHDSGAEGTPTFFLNGARVDGTLDEVSAAVERALEVVAS